A DNA window from Plasmodium vinckei vinckei genome assembly, chromosome: PVVCY_02 contains the following coding sequences:
- a CDS encoding thrombospondin related sporozoite protein, putative: protein MFITISRYLFLLFLIKSYLHLFPQHNETFLERGSQPNKIRNNQPLNSRMLNGSELNDCDQWTDWSPCSKTCDIGIKIRTKYSSNPIHSLFCSKFTETSVCFERECPESAERQRRDEKEKRQNKKKKMLTKYVTIFCVFSTNKYDFSKGNKINMSNNP, encoded by the exons atgttTATCACAATTTCAAGatacctttttttattatttttaataaaatcatACCTTC ACCTATTCCCTCAACACAATGAAACATTCTTAGAGCGTGGATCCCAACCAAACAA AATTAGAAACAACCAACCATTAAATAGTAGAATGCTAAATGGAAGTGAATTAAATGATTGTGATCAATGGACAGACTGGTCCCCATGCTCAAAGACATGTGATATTGGAATAAAGAtaagaacaaaatatagTAGCAATCCAATTCATTCATTGTTTTGCTCTAAATTTACAGAAACATCTGTTTGTTTTGAGAGAGAATGCCCTGAATCGGCTGAAAGACAACGTCGTGACGAAAAGGAAAAAcgacaaaataaaaaaaaaaaaatgctaaCCAAATATgttacaattttttgtgtattttca acAAACAAATACGACTTTtcaaaaggaaataaaataaatatgtctAATAATCCTTGA
- a CDS encoding parasite-infected erythrocyte surface protein, which translates to MNKYYARFIHILIILIFFLFINKCEGESKNKNENIISPIHSFKSPFQIEDLNNGWVIDYSSAPTNNYLVLIPNVYNRRGILYNNTPIKSDVFDVNFSFNIYKKQYKESIDSSYYKDEPAKNIIYNVNINEKDKTNGFAFWILENKISVQSPITATDPIVLDEEDVILYGYKKTFSGICVYFQLKENDLAVYALINNGNKSININNNSAKNYNLGILQNNGLISVKITAQKNDIRIYLFNAKTSSYIHSLTIKKNLPKENYIGFSSFNFNEDKSISLTSVNKYLPTFVGITDFNVHTNYVVKEPEQEIIVENDNTESNNVKENYDEANYNDLNINNLMNDIASSQNVGQSSQEETLRSMLKIIQDFVTYQVDVDKRMSQNIAFLKNNIQSMQEEIKQIRKNVTNKTDPKNLQKMFTSELSGLKNLFHSHAQHHKKNIEDITNRLTSKIDNNYELKLLAQKAQKLEHIINKGNNTSYFFSVAFAALIVITLIMIYKKIRDVEKKHIL; encoded by the coding sequence atgaataaatattatgcaagatttatacatattttaatcatattaatattttttttgtttataaataagtGTGAGGGtgaatcaaaaaataagaatgaaaatattatttcccCAATACACTCTTTTAAATCCCCATTTCAGATCGAAGATTTAAACAATGGATGGGTCATAGATTATTCATCAGCACCCACTAATAACTATTTAGTGCTTATACctaatgtatataatcGAAGgggtatattatataacaataCCCCAATAAAATCAGACGTGTTTGATGTTAATTTcagttttaatatttataaaaaacaatataaagaatCGATTGATTCAAGTTATTATAAAGATGAACctgcaaaaaatattatatataatgtaaatataaatgaaaaagataaaacaAATGGTTTTGCATTTTGGatattagaaaataaaatatcagTACAATCACCCATCACTGCTACCGACCCAATAGTTTTAGATGAAGAAGatgttatattatatggttataaaaaaacatttagtggtatatgtgtatattttcaattaaaagaaaatgatctagctgtatatgcattaataaataatggaaataaatctataaatattaataataatagtgcaaaaaattataatttaggtatattacaaaataatggCTTAATCAGTGTAAAAATAACAGcccaaaaaaatgatatacgTATTTACTTATTTAATGCTAAAACATCAAGTTATATACATAGTTTAactataaagaaaaatttacctaaagaaaattatattggATTTTCTtcctttaattttaatgaagATAAATCTATATCTCTTACAAGCgtaaataaatatctaCCAACATTTGTGGGTATAACTGATTTCAACGTACATACAAATTATGTTGTTAAAGAACCAGAGCAAGAAATTATtgttgaaaatgataatacagaaagtaataatgtaaaagaaaattatgacGAAGCAAATTACAAcgatttaaatattaataatttgatgAATGATATTGCATCATCTCAAAACGTAGGTCAATCTTCACAAGAAGAAACATTAAGATCAAtgctaaaaataattcaagaCTTTGTTACTTATCAAGTTGATGTTGATAAACGCATGTCACAAAATATcgcatttttaaaaaataatattcaaaGTATGCAAGAAGAAATCAAACAAATACGTAAAAATGTTACTAATAAAACTGATCCAAAAAATcttcaaaaaatgtttactTCTGAATTAAGtggattaaaaaatttatttcattctCATGCACAacatcataaaaaaaatatcgaaGACATTACAAATCGATTAACTAGCAAAATAGACAATAATTAcgaattaaaattattagcACAAAAAGCTCAAAAATTGgaacatattattaataaaggAAATAATACCTCCTATTTTTTCTCAGTAGCATTTGCCGCTCTTATCGTTATAACTCTCATAatgatttataaaaaaattagggatgttgaaaaaaaacatattttataa
- a CDS encoding actin-related protein, translating to MLKDIMNEYGNQLYSNQPIIIDNGSGYIKSGFAGDDAPNLVFPSYVGRPKYKRVMAGAVEGNLFVGNKAEEYRGLLKVTYPINHGIIENWNDMENIWIHVYNSLKINSEEHPVLLTEAPLNPQKNKEKIAEVFFESFNAPALFISIQAILSLYSCGKTNGTVLDCGDGVCHCVSIYEGYSITNTITRSDIAGRDITTYLGYLLRKNGHLFNTSAEMEVVKSMKENCCYVSFNMSKEKNTSEKSLTNLPYILPDGSQILIGSERYRAPEVLFNPSILGLEYLGLSELIVTSITRADMDLRKTLYSHIVLSGGTTMFQGFGDRLLNEIRKFAPKDITIRISAPPERKFSTFIGGSILASLATFKKIWINKQEFDEYGSAILHKKTF from the exons atgttaaaAGATATAATGAACGAATATGGTAATCAGCTTTATTCTAATCAGCCAATAATAATTGACAATGGAAGTGGTTATATAAAGTCAGGCTTCGCAGGGGATGATGCCCCTAACCTTGTATTCCCTTCCTA tgTTGGACGGCCAAAGTACAAGAGGGTTATGGCTGGAGCAGTAGAGGGGAATTTGTTTGTGGGAAATAAAGCA gAAGAATATCGAGGGTTATTAAAAGTCACTTATCCAATAAATCATGGAATTATTGAAAATTGGAATGACATGGAAAATATTTGGATACATGTTTataattcattaaaaataaattcagAAGag CATCCAGTATTATTGACAGAAGCCCCGTTAAAtccacaaaaaaataaagaaaagatTGCTGAAGTATTCTTTGAATCTTTTAATGCCCCagctttatttatttctatacAAGCAATACTATCTTTATATTCATGTGGAAAAACAAATGGTACAGTTCTTGATTGTGGGGATGGTGTTTGTCATTGTGTATCCATTTATGAAG GATACAGTATAACAAACACTATTACCAGATCTGACATTGCAGGACGAGACATTACTACATATTTAGGATATTTGTTACGAAAAAATGggcatttatttaatacgTCTGCTGAAATGGAAGTAGTAAAAAGCATGAAAGAAAATTGTTGTTATGTCTCGTTTAATATGagtaaagaaaaaaatacttcAGAAAAATCGCTTACAAATTTGCCTTATATACTCCCAGATGGGTCACAAATACTG aTTGGATCTGAGAGATACAGGGCCCCGGAAGTTCTCTTCAACCCGTCCATTTTGGGACTAGAGTATTTAG GGTTATCTGAGTTAATTGTCACTTCTATAACGAGAGCAGATATGGATCTGCGAAAAACTTTATATTCCCATATTGTACTGTCAGGAGGTACAACAATGTTTCAGg gTTTTGGAGACAGACTGTTAAATGAGATTCGTAAATTTGCCCCCAAAGACATCACA ATCCGAATTAGTGCTCCCCCTGAAAGAAAGTTCAGTACATTCATAGGAGGATCAATATTAGCTTCCTTAGcaacatttaaaaaaatatggattaACAAACAG gAGTTTGATGAGTATGGTAGTGCAATATTacacaaaaaaacattttga
- a CDS encoding L-seryl-tRNA(Sec) kinase, putative — MNFLFMFYGPPCSGKDTLINFLIKKKKIILFFIYLLYNLKKKNISYKHNYEKVFFIQLIKWCSKISNNNNGGQKINISFLSLIHLYKTLFTPSLGDSPFRSALQTSLNPVYNKIKNVKKGKEVNKTKQLCVSPHTHLKNAKHKHVQHFGYRYEHANKNDNTKTGIKISRKKILNRIVKPKTFFIFYKKFSKHFQNFLSKHKTSIHNISPDYIEKQFYSTKNKKRHINQYKKIKKNEKNNIAVVTNKIFIFKKQNPKTKIYYPDIKKRCLKNKLFFLSNISRSKNIKPTLINQKKYWKIARKVAYLYCYHLISQNDKKKSHAKHDQNKIIILNDTFHFPSMRKKYYLFSKKYNSLYIQTFLNTPLKTCVKLNINRDKFKYISNETIIKNCLYHNKYAIRLKKNKQKNNPRMINYVKATRKWQANTISIQVNRLKNKNKLTELLFFIYKYFTTFIKEIKKEKTVIKKECPNPLIQTSILEIINKNANKIIHEKLKNIPNDQKNAYAQKYRLIKLRLLKEYRISKNYNIKDIESYFTID; from the exons atgaattttctCTTTATGTTTTATGGGCCTCCATGTAGTGGAAAAGATACATTAATcaactttttaattaaaaaaaaaaaaataattttattttttatttatctattatataacttaaaaaagaaaaacatatcatataaacataattatgaaaaGGTATTCTTCATACAACTAATAAAATGGTGTAGCAAaataagtaataataataatggaggccaaaaaataaatatatcctTCCTTTCtttaatacatttatataaaactttATTTACCCCCTCCTTGGGAGACTCTCCATTTCGCTCAGCTTTGCAAACCTCTCTCAATCCCGTctataacaaaattaaaaatgtaaaaaaaggaaaagaaGTAAACAAAACAAAGCAACTATGCGTTTCCCCCCATACACATCTTAAAAATGCTAAGCATAAGCATGTTCAACATTTTGGCTATCGCTATGAACACGCTAACAAAAATGACAACACTAAAACTggcataaaaataagtagaaaaaaaatattaaaccGTATAGTTAAGCCAAAAacgttttttatattttataaaaaattttctaaacattttcaaaattttttatccaAGCACAAAACTTctattcataatatatcaCCAGACTATATTGagaaacaattttattctacaaaaaataaaaaaagacataTAAATCAGTataagaaaattaaaaaaaatgaaaaaaataacattgCAGTAGTAACtaacaaaatttttatttttaaaaagcaAAACCCCAAAacgaaaatatattaccctgacataaaaaaacgatgtctaaaaaataaacttttttttttatcaaacaTTAGTAGAagtaaaaacataaaaccTACACTAattaatcaaaaaaaatactggAAAATTGCCAGAAAAgttgcatatttatattgctATCACTTGATCAGtcaaaatgataaaaaaaaatcccATGCCAAACAcgatcaaaataaaataattatattgaaCGACACTTTTCACTTTCCTTcaatgagaaaaaaatattatttattctcaaaaaaat ACAATTCTCTATACATccaaacatttttaaatacacCATTAAAAACGTgtgtaaaattaaatataaatagagacaagtttaaatatatatctaatgaaactattataaaaaattgtttatatcACAACAAATATGCAATCagacttaaaaaaaacaaacaaaaaaataatcctCGTATGATTAATTATGTTAAGGCTACTCGAAAGTGGCAAGCAAATACTATATCTATCCAAGTTAATcgattaaaaaataaaaacaag cTTACAGAACtattattctttatatacaaatattttacaacttttataaaagaaataaaaaaagaaaaaacagtcataaaaaaagaatgtcCCAATCCACTAATTCAAACAAGTATTTTGGAG ATTATCAATAAGAATGctaacaaaattattcatgaaaaattaaaaaatataccaaATG atCAAAAGAATGCCTATGCTCAAAAATACCGTCTTATCAAATTGCGACTCTTAAAAG AATACAGAATATCTAAAAATTACAACATAAAAGATATAGAGAGTTATTTTACAATTGATTAg
- a CDS encoding ATP dependent RNA helicase, putative, whose protein sequence is MFDKDLNQSLQKLNIKTRKFEIHKNKKNAKIDITENEILQKMLANNGPKKADKVKEENKLAKPNKVNETKKLAMPNKVKETKKLAKPNKVKETNETNETKAPPNYDQSTSDEIANKLDIRKILKIGKSIDGFRKEIEIKNDVPAEFESQAKRLNLFSTIVDFNANAKGEVEKEAEKEVEDEEEKEEAKEEIAKADTFKDIGIYDNFINVYLKYNNIDNPTFYQKKIIPMIMYFLNNASYDLMRCTNKSSNEENVQTQDNKMAKQIIYINKYNNASKNLIRTFFLHCPTGTGKTFMYLLPIFQQITNLKLSENVNNNEEKKNEIFYKTKKINDTTSYCCSDQVNTNFIDKNYEILKNNILNYVLNEEGNKSVPNNSNKNEQTKVKQNDILILTYNKEVAVQIYELYKDIINSFYKSYASKFFEINKSLTQFDYITEEQQEYLEKINILYKNKINMNVHLLIGGNNIKYQLKNLRKPKINITKESEENNNDVININIYVGTPGRVHTIINEKKTITLENVHTIIFDEYDFFFSKFERDKVQKEEPKNNVEKGEAKNNVKKDKDKNKVELENAFFSQILKSIYTKKTKKKNPSITNVICCSATSAIYPYLLYTKHFISERLLTSLLGKDVKQEDPIEQPTDPSPINYEKEEKIINSLFKIEETIKVPKNLIHFNYCYNKKSQIKNNNAMSNFLKILFSNPLNKNVLVFCNTKKRVMDLWSLFRNKFDVDIQTIFSRNEKKKKKIFKDINYANFSKNDLINYKNLKKYVNFLFISTNLLYRGINCIGFTTIINFDMPLNNTEYVHRCGRIGRVNNKGAIFNIFEQHDKKTYMKQIFNKINIKPFDIDCYMNNIFTLKNR, encoded by the exons ATGTTTGATAAAGATTTGAATCAATCCCttcaaaaattaaacataaaaacgagaaaatttgaaatacacaaaaataagaaaaatgcaaaaataGATATCACCGAAAATGAGATCCTCCAAAAAATGCTCGCAAACAATGGACCAAAAAAGGCAGATAAAGTAAAGGAAGAGAACAAGCTAGCCAAGCCAAACAAAGTAAATGAAACGAAGAAGCTAGCTATGCCAAACAAAGTAAAGGAGACGAAGAAGCTAGCTAAGCCAAATAAAGTAAAGGAGACGAATGAAACGAATGAAACAAAGGCTCCTCCCAATTACGACCAAAGCACAAGTGACGAAATTGCAAACAAGTTAGACATacgaaaaatattaaaaattggaaaaaGTATAGATGGGTTTCGAAAGGAGattgaaattaaaaatgatgtCCCAGCAGAGTTTGAAAGTCAGGCAAAAAGGTTGAACTTGTTCAGTACCATCGTCGATTTTAATGCAAATGCAAAGGGGGAAGTAGAGAAGGAAGCAGAGAAGGAAGTAGAAGATGAAGAAGAGAAGGAAGAAGCGAAGGAAGAAATAGCCAAAGCAGACACGTTTAAGGATATCGGCATTTATGATAACTTCATCAACGTATATTTGAAGTATAACAATATAGATAATCCAACATTttaccaaaaaaaaataatcccAATGATCATGTATTTCTTAAATAATGCATCCTATGATTTGATGAGGTGCACAAATAAAAGTtctaatgaagaaaatgttCAGACACAAGATAATAAGATGgcaaaacaaataatatatattaataaatataataatgctagtaaaaatttgataagaactttttttttacattgtCCAACGGGAACTGGAAAAACTTTTATGTATTTACTTCCAATTTTTCAACAAATTACTAATTTAAAACTTTCtgaaaatgttaataataatgaagaaaagaaaaatgaaatattttacaaaaccaaaaaaataaatgatacaACTTCCTATTGTTGTTCTGATCAAGTAAACACTAACTTTAtcgataaaaattatgaaattcttaaaaataatattttaaattatgtaCTTAATGAGGAAGGCAACAAATCGGTCCCTAACAATagcaataaaaatgaacaaacaaaagtaaaacaaaatgatatCCTCATTTTGACATACAATAAAGAGGTGGCTGTACAAATCTATGAGCTGTATAAAGACAtaattaattcattttataaatcatatgcttctaaattttttgaaataaataaatctCTAACACAATTTGATTATATCACTGAGGAACAACAAGAGTAtcttgaaaaaataaacattctttataaaaataaaataaatatgaatgtccatttattaataggtggaaataatataaaatatcagttaaaaaatttacgaAAAcctaaaattaatataacaaaagaaagtgaagaaaataataatgatgttataaatataaatatttatgttgGAACTCCGGGAAGAGTACACactataataaatgaaaaaaaaacgataaCCCTTGAAAATGTtcatactattatttttgatgAATATGATTTCTTTTTTAGCAAGTTCGAAAGGGACAAAGTTCAAAAAGAAGAACCCAAGAACAACGTTGAAAAGGGAGAAGCCAAGAACAACGTTAAAAAGGACAAAGACAAGAACAAAGTTGAGTTGGAAAATGCATTTTTCTCgcaaatattaaaaagtatttacacaaaaaaaacgaaaaaaaaaaacccATCAATTACCAACGTGATATGTTGTAGTGCAACATCGGCTATATACCCATATCTCCTATACAccaaacattttatttcagAAAGACTTTTAACTAGCCTTTTAGGTAAAGATGTAAAACAAGAAGATCCAATCGAACAACCAACTGATCCATCCCcaataaattatgaaaaagaagaaaaaataataaactcattatttaaaattgaGGAAACAATCAAAGTCcctaaaaatttaatacactttaattattgttataataaaaaaagtcaAATCAAAAACAACAATGCAATgtctaattttttaaaaatccTTTTTTCCAATCCTCTCaacaaaaatgttttagTGTTCTGTAACACAAAG AAACGAGTCATGGACCTATGGAGTTTATTTAGAAACAAATTTGATGTTGATATacaaacaattttttctagaaatgaaaaaaaaaaaaaaaaaatatttaaagatattaattatgcaaacttttctaaaaatgatttaatcaattataaaaatttaaaaaaatatgtcaactttttatttatatcaactAATTTGTTATATAGAGGAATTAATTGTATTGGCTTTACGACCATCATCAATTTTGACATGCCTCTAA atAACACTGAGTATGTGCATAGGTGTGGACGAATAGGCAGAGTAAACAACAAGGGCGCTATATTTAACATCTTTGAACAAcatgataaaaaaacatacatgaaacaaatatttaataaaataaatattaagcCATTTGATATAGATTGctatatgaataatatttttactttaaaaaatagatag